CGAACAGAAACGCAATAAACAGAGCAATGAATCCCCCGAACAAGCCTAGAATTTGCGGTGAGTCCCATGCATAGGTTTGCCCGCCCAGTTCCAGACCGAACATCAGGCAGATGATTGCCCCTACAAGCGTTGCGGCTCCCGTCCAGTCAATCTTTTGCTTGGCATGGGAACGGGTCTCCTTATAGGAGGTCATGATGAAAATAAAGGATACAATCCCGATTGGAACGTTGACATAGAATATCCATTCCCAGCCAACGCTATCGGTAATAAAAGCACCCAGCAGCGGTCCCATAATGCTGGAGGTACCGAATACGGCACCGAGCAAACCCGTCATTTTACCGCGCTTCTCCGGCGGGAACAGGTCAAACACGATGGTAAACGCAATCGGCATTAGAGCACCGCCGCCGATTCCTTGAATCGCCCGGTAAATAATAAGCTCTGTCATGTTGTTGGCCATCCCGCAGAGGGCGGAACCGATCAAGAAGACAACCAATCCGAATATAAAGAACCGTTTCCGCCCGTACATATCGGACAGCTTGCCGAAGATCGGTGTGCCGGCCATTACGGCAACCATGTAGATTGAGGTTACCCAGACGACTTGGTCAAAGCCCTGGAGATCGCGGATAATCGTCGATAAAGCCGTGGCTACAATCGTGTTATCGATGGCGGCCATGAAGATGCCGAGCAGCAGACCGGCCACGACCAATTTGATGTTGCTTTGTTGTGCATTCATGTTAAGAATACTCCTTTTCCATATTCAACTATGTACATATTATTCAAATTTGAATAATTCGGTGGTTATATTGTAGCCGGATTAACAGATGTTGGCAAGATGTTTAATGGCACTGCCTGTCTCTACATTCTGGACAAGAAAAAACAAGGCCAACCTAAAGCTTACGGGATGACCTTGCAATAATAGGGAATCGGCTGCCGGGATGCCTTCGCGTCAAAACGCACTGTTAGCTGCTTCCAGTTAATACTTAACAGTTCATCTGCGGCGATTTGGGATCCAACTGCATAAATTCGATCCGATTGCCGTCCGGGTCCCTGGCCCAGCACTGCCAGTTGAAGTCTTTTCCTTGGACCGGCGGGACGTCGAGTTTCACGCCCTGATTGCGGAGATGATCCGCGATGCGCTCGATATGTTCCACCTCGAGGCAGAGATGGGAGAATCCGACGGGCCGTTCTACTTGCTCCGGTTTCTGTTGCCCACCATAAAACAATTCGATAAACTGTCCGTCACGCACCTTAATGTACTCGATCCAGGGTTCACCTTGATCGTTAGGAATATCAAAAGCACGGGTGAAACCAAGAATATCACAGTAAAAATGCAGAGACTTCTCCATATCGGCGACATCGAACGCCAGGTGGGCGATTCCTTTAATCATGACAGCATTCCTCCTTGGTATGTATCAACGCTTAAGGATCAGGCGAGTTCATAAATCTATTGTAGCTTATTCTGTATACGCTTCCATATATATTTGCAAAATCGGAGGAATAAAACCGGCTGTTATTCTTCGCTGAGTCAGCGCCCGGTTGAGTCAATCCGGGATACAACCGTAGCCTGCTATTGTTATGCCCTCATGCAGATGCCAAAAACCCAAGACCTGCTAAAACAGGCCTTGGGTTAGGGTAATCATCGTATTACGCAGTCATTGTTAGCATTGCCTACACGCAGGCAAAAATCTTATTCGTAGGTCAGGCTGTCCAGAATTTCCTTCACGCTCAGTTCAGCGCAAGCCATGGAAGTATCGGCAACGCCATAATACATCTTCACGACATCGCCATCGACCAAAGTGCCGCAGGAGAAGACAACGTCTCCGAAGAATCCGTTCTTCTCATAATCGGCTTCCGGCTCCATGATCGGTTGATTGGAGCGGGCGATGACTTTGGAAGGATCGTTCAGATCCAGCAGCAGGGCACCCATGCAGTAGCGGTGATCCAACGTTGCGCCATGGTACAGCTCCAGCCAGCCTTTTTCCGTGCGGAATGGTACGGCACCGCCGCCCATGCGGCCGCTGTCCCACATGCCGTTGCGCAGGCCTGCGAGATGTTTATGGTTGCCCCAGTATACGAGATTATCGGATTCGGCGATCCACATTTCCGGGTTGCCTGTGCTCTTGGTCGTAGGACGGTGCAGCGCATAGTATTTGCCGCCGATTTTCTCAGGAAAGATCAGCACGTCCTTATTGTCCGGTCCGAAAATCATCCCGTGATGCGTAAAGTTCACAAAATCCCGGGTCGAAACCATGGATTCACCTACGCCTACCGGAGATACAGCGGAGAAGTAGATGTAATACGTATCGCCGATCTGTGTAACGCGCGGGTCTTCTATACCGAAGGTTTCCAGCGACTGCGCGGGATATACCAGCGGCTTGTCGTCGATGGTAAAGCGATGCCCGTCCGTGCTGCGTGCCACTCGAATATAGGATAAGGAAGTCAAATATTCGAAGGTAGCGCTGTGATTCACATTGCGAATGACACGGGGGTCGGAGAAATCATAACGAGCATCGTCGGTACGGAATTCCAAAATGTCCAGCTCCTGTGTTTCTGCATTGAATACAGGCGCTTTGACAATCATCGGATCGGCGCTGATCGGGCGCTCCGCGACCCGAAGCAGCAGCAGCACTTCGCCGTTATATTCGGCAACGCCTGCGTTAAAGGCGCCAATCACTTCAAAGCCGGCATGATACGGCTTCACGTCGGCCGGTGTAATCAGAGGGTTCTCCTCATATCTGTATATATTCATGGTTGTTTACCCCTATCCAATATTCTTATTTATTTTGAGCTTGTCGTCGCACCCTGAAAGGCAGGAAACGGAAACCGATCTGCTTACTGTTCAAATTGGAGGAACGGATCCCGGATGGTTATGCGATGCGCTTCCGCATCGCTGATGCCGGCATAGAGATCGGCGGTTCCGTCTGCATGGCGAACGAGTCCTCCGCTAAATACAACGTCAACCAAATCCGGACGCTTGGTTTCACCAGGCAAGAATTCGGCACGTACGGCAATCAACTCCATATCGCTAAACTCGCCTGTCTGCGGGTCTAGCGCAAACACCATCGGATAATAGTGGCGCTCCCCGGCTTCGTCGAAGCTTGCCACATGGCCGAGCACGCCGACAAGCCCATTGCTCAACAAGTGCAGCTCGTTGGCTCCGCCCCATTCCGCATCGATGAATTGGTCAGCCAGAAGGGGGGCCTCGTTAACGAGTTCTACCGTCACATCCTCCAGCGAGCTCACCTTAGTAAACCCGATTTTACCTCGGCCGCCTTTTTCGCCTTGGGGACGGGTGAACACGCCGATTTCGCCGCCGGCCAGCTCCGTGAGGCGTAGATCCTTCATTGCATCGGGACCCGTGAAGAATAGGGAGAGCTCATTCAGCGTTTTGCCTTTCCAGAATACGGTTCTCCACATCAGTGCATTCTCCATCGTGGGGTGAGGAAAGATTTCAACGCCACCCAGAACCAGTTCGCCATGGATAAAGGTGAAGAACGGATCCTGAAGCGTAAAGACTGGGGCTCCTTCATTCGGTACCCAGATGCCGTCCTGCTCCACGAAGAAGCGGATTTCCGAATGCTCGCTGTCTCGCGATTCCACCCGGCCCGCAATGACGGTGACTCCATCAATCCGGAAGGGCGCCGTGATATTATATACATCTTTGTCGCCTACACCTGAAAACGAAAGCTTGACCGGGTTCTGAGCCGTGGATTTCTTGTTTTGATATTCTTGCAACAGGGTTGCGCATGTTTTTACAGAGGATTTATGCAATGCCACCGTATGATGCCTCCTTATATGAATCATAAATAATTGCGTGTTAGGATACCCAGACCGCAGCTGTGTGCGGCGGGATTTCGATTACTGATCCGCCGAGGGATGCCATCTCGCCGCTTGCAGCAGCCAGCTCCAACCTCTGGGAGGACCAATCGGATAGGTCCAGCTGAAGCGGCTGATCAGCGAATTGAAGGACAATGACGGCTTCCTCGCAGCCGGATCGTCTGGTATACGCAATTGCCGATCCCTCCAATTGCTCCAGCTTTACGTAATCACCGGAGGAGAGGGCAGCATGTTGGACTCGAATCGAGAGCAGCATTTTATAAAAAGAATACATGGAATCCGGCTGCTCCCGTTGCGCTTCCGCATGGATGTGTTCGTGCCCCGGCCCCATCCCGATCCAAGGAGCCTGATCAGAGAAGCCACCGTATCGACCGCCATTCCATTGCATGGGGGAACGGGAATAGTCGCGGCTCTTGACCCGGGCCAAGTCCAAAGCCTCCTCTTCCGTTTTTCCATTCTGAAGTGCGGCTTCGTAGTGGCCGAGGCCCTGGATATCTCTCATGTCCTCGATCCGGTGCGCGATATGGTTCCTCATCCCGATCTCGTCGCCATAGTAGATGAACGGAATGCCCTTCGCCGTTAACATGAGAGCTGCCATCAGTTTGGCTCTCTGCTCCTCAAGCTCCGTATCGCCTTTGCCAAATCTCGAGATGTGGCGCTGCATGTCATGGCTGCTGAAGAACAAGGTAGGGAGCTGATCGGATGCGTGCTGGTCTTCCATGCGTTTAATCTCGTTAAATAAATCCTCCGGCCGAAATTGCTCCTGGCTTCCCAGGTTGAAGTTGAACACCACATCGAGAAGGCCGCTGCCGCTGTAATGGCGCAGGATGTCCATATCCTCAGAACCGACCTCACCTACCATAAAAATGCCTTCCCGCTCATGCACATAACGGCAAATGTCGCCGATGGCTTCCACAATCCCGTCTTGGTTCTGATCGTACCGGTGAATCTGTTCGCCGTTGTCATCTACCGGATTATCCTGGAAATCGCCAGAGACCTTAAGGAAATTGATGACGTCCAACCGGAAGCCGTCGATTCCCTTATCCAGCCAAAATCCCATAACATCCTTCATGGCCCGCCGGACTTCCGGGTTGGCCCAATTCAGATCCACCTGTTCCTTGGCAAAGGCATGGTAATAATACTGTCCAGTGCCTTCATCCCATTCCCATGCGCTGCCACCAAAGAAGGACTCCCAGTTATTCGGTGTCCCTTGATGAACGGGAGACTTCCAGATATACCAGTCGCGCTTCGGGGAAAGGGTAGAGGATTTGGACTCCTGGAACCAGGCATGGGCTGATGAGGTGTGATTCAGCACGAGATCCACAATGACCCGGATGCCCCGCCGATGGGCTTCATGAATGAAACCATCGAAATCTTCCATCGTTCCGTATGCCGGATCGACGGCGTAGTAATCCGAAATATCGTAGCCATTATCGATCTTGGGCGATGGATAGAAGGGAGTCAGCCAAATACCGCCGATGCCGAGTTCCTTCAGGTAATTCAGCTTGGAAGTGATCCCCTTAAAATCTCCGAGGCCATCCCCGTTGCCGTCGCAGAAGCTTGGCATGTAAATTTCATAAAAGACGGTTTCTTGCCACCACTTTTTTTGGTTTCTGTCCATACGTTTCCACTCCCAGATGAAAGCTGTTTTCATCCCTTTATTTAAGAGAAGCCAGGATAGGGAGGTTGTAAAGTACAGACCCTCATATTCGAGCTTCCTGCAACGTTCCGATGCGCCTTTTGAAGCCAACGGCGTTTTATTTGAGACTGAACTGCATGCCTTCCTTGAATTTTTTGCCGAAGATCGCGAACATGATAATAATCGGCACGGTGAGCAGGACGGATGCCGCATAGAGCGGACCCGGGTAACTGCCGTATGGCCCGAACATCTGGGACAAGAGTACGTTGAGCGTCAGCATGTTGTCGCTGCGGACAACGATCATATCCCATAAAAGCTCGGTCCAGCGCTCCATCAGCAAGAAGAGGAAGATCACTGCAGTGATGGATTTGGACATGGGCAGCATGATTTTGTACAAAATCTTGAAGTCCGATGCCCCATCCAGCTTCGCTGCTTCGATAAAAGCATCCGGCACGGCTTTGAAAAAGTTGGTGTACATGAAGATCGCCCATAAACTGATGGCTTTTGGAATGATCATCGCCCAGTACGTATCGTAAAGTCCGACCTTCTGGATAATGAGAAAGTTCGGAATCAAGAGAATGATCGCCGGGAAAAACATATGGAACAACACAAAGTTATTCACGGTGTCGCGTCCCCGGAATTTCAATTTGGACAGCGCATAGGCCACCATGATTCCGAACAGCATCATAAGGAAGGTGGAGGCTACCGAGACGATGACGCTGTTGAAGAAGGCGTTCATCCATGGCCGGGCAATGCCAACCTCGCCCCCGGTAAGAAGCCATTCATAAGATTTTAAAGAGAATTTGCTTGGAACGAGCTGCCTGTCTACCTGCGCCCAATCGGCAAAAGAGTTGAGCACCATGTACAAGTAGGGGTACACCATGACGAGAAGCAGAAGGGTTGCCAGTACATAGCGGCCCGCAAGACGACGTTTACTATATTTCTTAGACCCAACCATTTCGTTTCCCCCAGCTTTCCAGCAGTTTACGAATCACGAAGATGGAGATGAACGTTACGATGGATGCCATAATGGCAATCGCAGACGCATATCCGGCTTGCAAGTTCGTAAAGGCTTGATTAAAGATTTCCATCTGCCATGTATTGGTTGCAAAGTTCGGTCCGCCGCCTGTCAGCTGGTAAACTTCCGTGAAGATGCCGAAGGTTACGCCGAACGAGAGAATGAGTGTTGTATACAAGGCAGGGTACAAGAGCGGCAGCGTGATTTTCCAGAATCGCTGCCTGTCGGTTACCCCATCAATGGCAGCTGCTTCATAGACTTCCTTATCAATGCTTTCAAGTCCCGAAGTCAGGATTAAGGCGTAATAACCCGTGAACTTCCAGGCCAAAATCAGACCGACGATAAACAGCGCCGAGAACGGTGAGCCGAGCCAGTCGATATTGATCCCGAAGGTGCCTCTCAAAAATTCATTGACCGGACTGTTGTAGGACAAGAAGCCTTGTACAATCAGGGAAGCAACAACGCCTGAGGACAGATACGGCAGGAAGAAGCCGATCAGGTACACGCTTTTGAACTTGGGCAATCCCTGAATAACAACAGCGACGGCGAGCGACATGGCGGTTACCAGTGGAACAAACAGCATCATGAACTTGTAGGTAACCCAGAAGGCGGATTGCACCCCGGGTGCGGCCATGGCCTTCCGGAAATTATCCAGCCCTACAAAATCAAATTCAGGAGCAATCAGGTCCCAATTCGTAAAAGAAAGGTATAAGGACCAAAGGAGCGGTCCCAGGAAAAATACCAATCCGAAAATAATGTAGGGACTGGCAAAAAGCCAGCCCAACTTATTGTTTTGCTTATTAATCATGATTAAAGTTCACCTTCAATCGCTTTCTTCATGTTATTCCAACCGGTTTGCGGATCGATTTCTCCGCGGATGACCTTATTAAATGCTTCTTGTCCAATCAAGGTTTGAAGCTCATTAAACTTCGGATTATCCATGGCTGGAACGCCTTTGGACACCGCTTCTGCATAAGGAGCCAGTTCCGGTTTCTCGGCGAGGATCTGCTTGAAGCCTTCCACTTCGTTCAGATCATCGCGCGCCGGAGGCAGGTTGGTTTGCTTGAACCATTTCACGTCATTTTCCTCGTTGGAATAAACCCATTTCAAAAATTCGGCGGCAGCCTGCTGCGATGCTTCCGGAGCTGCGGAGAAGATAACCAGGCCTTTTGCATCCGCGTAGGTTTTTGCATCTGCCGGATCCATATGATCCGGTACCGGAGGCAGGGTCAGGGTGAAGTTTTCTCCGTATTTAAGTTCAGGATATTTCGTTGCCCACATATCGAATGTCCAAGGACCGATATCAGTGAATACCCCCGCACCGGTTTCGAATGGATCGGTTGCATTCTGCGCCAATACACCGCCAGCTTTACGAAGGTCATCAACGAAAGTCAGCATTTCCACCCCAGCTTTATCGTCCGCGACAAGGTTTTGGCCTTCGATAAATTTGTTGCCGTCCGAAGCTGCGTTGTAGAGCAAGAAGAAATCGAACCAGCGTTTCCAGGCCGTAGGGTCTGCAAGGTCGGCGCCTTTAGCCCACATATATTTATCCGGATATTTCGCTTTCAGCTTCGTTGTGGCTTCCAGAACTTCACTGTACGTTTGAGGCGGCTCATTATATCCGATCTCTTTCAGGAAATCCGTACGCCATCCGATCAGCATCGGGTTAGAGTAGATCGGCAATACATATTGGTGGCCGTCCGCGAATTCCCAAGGAGCGATCGTTTCGGTCATGTTACGGGACTCGACCATTTCCTTAAATTGCGGCAGTTCATCAAGAGCTACAAGCGCTTTACTATTGGATAGCTGCGCGGCGAATCCGCGGTTAATATTCTCAGCTACCGTCGGTGCATTCCCGCCTGCGATGGATGCCTGAATACTTGCCTCAGAGCTTGGTGATTCTTTAATCGCGCTAACGTTTACCTTTACGTCCGGATTCACGGTTTCGTACTCTTTGGCCATCTCTTGCCAAAATGCTTGCTGCGGCGGGTTAGGTGCCGCCCAGAATTCGACGGTGGTTACGCCGTCTGCGCTTTGACCGCCATTGCTGCCGCCGTTGCCGCAAGCGGCGAGTACCGTTCCGCCTACCAATGAGATTGCTAGAAGCAAAGAAATTCTTGATTTTTTCATATTGACCCTTCCTCCTAAATGCAAGATGTCTACCAAACGTTGACACTGCTATTTTTGTAACGTTACAAAATAGGATTACTAATTACTGAAAGCGTTGTATTCACATTATTATTCATGACTAATAGTTTTGTCAACGCTTTAACCTGCGAAATACAACAAACAATTAATTCCTGTGAGGTAGATCACATGAATATATTACTTTACATAATTATTTTGTAACGTTAAAATAATGTTTGTAATGTTCGGGCGAGAGCTTTCAAATCTCTGTTTGTTTTCGGTATAGTATGATGAGAATCCATTCGTCCTATACAACTATTCTTACTATAAAGAGAAAGGAACGTTATCCTTGACCAAGCCAAAAGTTACGATGCAGGACATCGCAGAACACTTGCAAATCTCCAAAAATTCGGTTTCGCAAGCACTATCAGGTAAAGGCGGTGTCAGCGAGGAGACGCGCAAGCTCATCATGCAAACGGCCGATGAGCTGGGCTACATCTATACCGGAAATCGCAAGCGATCCTCGGATCAAGAGGACAAGGAAGAATCTACAGGCAGTATTGCTTTAGTAGCAACGGATTTTGCCTTCTCTATGCGGGGCTTTTTCGGGGAAATCTACCTTACTATAGAAAATGAAGTGCAGAAGAGAGGGAAGAAGCTGCTGATCCAATCCATTTCCCAGCAGATGATGAAGGATCAGACGCTGCCCCCTTTTATCGAGGGAAGGGAAGTTGACGGGATCTTGATCCTTTCGCATCTTAGTACCGAATATATGAACACCTTGATCGATACCGGTATTCCTACCGTGCTCATCGATCATCACCATCCGGATGTGCAAGCCGACGCTATTCTTACGAACAACCGGTTCAGCGCCTATCATGTCGTTAAGTACCTCTATGAGCTCGGGCATACACGCATCGGCTTTGTCGGCAATACTTCCTTCTCCCCGAGCTATTATGAACGTCTGGAAGGGTTCCGGCTTGCCCATCATGAACTCGGCATTGAGCTGCACCCGAAATGGATTCTTAGCGACGCGCTGGAAGATCAGGAATTTATGGAGAAGCGGCTGCAGGGGCTGGACGAACAGCCTACTGCCTGGTTCTGCGTGAATGACGGTCTCGGGTTTATCGTGAATTCGACCATTTATAATATGGGCTATCAGATTCCGGGCGATATTTCCATTGTCAGCTTTGATAACGGACAGCTTTCCAGGTTGGCTACGCCCAAGACAACCACCATGGGAGTGGACCTGAGACTATTCGGCAAAACGGCGATCCGGCAGCTGTTCTGGCGAATGAAGCAGCCGGACGCGCCGCATATGGAGCTGCTGCTACCAACAACACTTATTGAACGCGATTCGACATCGGCTCCGCGCAATTAACATAAATGATTCGATGATTTCGAGATGGAGGCATTCACAATATGACCACTCAAGCACAAGAACAAGCTGTACAGGCATATGACCGATGGCTGAACAGCGGGGTGATTGACGAAGCGTCCAAGGATGAGCTTCGCGCTATTGCACATAACAAGAGCGAAATCGCAGACCGTTTCTATAAGGAACTGGAATTCGGAACCGGCGGACTGCGGGGCGTGATCGGCGCAGGCAGCAATCGTATCAATATCTATACCGTGGGGAAAGCAACCCAAGGGCTTGCTGCTGCGCTAAAGCAGGAGTACGAATCGCCTTCGGCGGTGATTGCGTACGACTCTAGGCATTTTTCTCCCGAATTTGCGCTTGAAGCGGCACGGGTGCTCGCAGGGAATGGCGTTAAGGCCTATGTATTTCAAGCTCTCCGTCCGACGCCTGAATTGTCTTATGCCGTGCGGCATCTGAACGCAGAGGCGGGAATCGTGATTACCGCAAGCCATAATCCACCGGAATATAACGGATATAAGGTGTACGGTCCGGACGGTGGGCAGATTACGCCCGATACGGCAGCCAGAGTGATTGAGGAGATCGGGCATGTCGCTTCTTTTGAAGAAATCCGTAAGTTGGACCGGGCAGAGGCGGAAGAGAGCGGCCTGCTCGTATGGCTCGGCCAAGAGATCGATGATGCTTATACCCTCGCCGTTGCAGGCATAAGCCAAAATCCCGGAATCCTACCTGAAGCCAGCATCAATTACCGAATCGTATTTACGCCGCTGCATGGAACCGGTAACGTTCCTGTACGTGCTGTTCTAAAGCATCTGGGTTTTCAGCATGTGGATATCGTGCCGGAGCAAGAACAACCGGATGCCAATTTCTCAACCGTGCAATCGCCTAACCCCGAAGAACATGCCGCATTTGAGATTGCCATTGCCCAGGCCAAGGCATGCGCGGCTGACCTCATTCTGGGAACCGACCCGGATGCGGACCGCATGGGGGCTGCCATTCAGAATGATCAAGGACAGTATTTCATCCTTAGCGGCAACCAGTCCGGTGCCATCATGGTGCACTACTTGCTGGAATCCATGAAGAAAAAAGGAACGCTTCCGGAGAATGGTGCGATCATCAAGACGATTGTGACCAGCGAAATGGGAGCTGCCATCGCGGCTGCATACGGCATGACCGTCTTCAACACGCTGACTGGATTTAAATACATCGGGGAGAAAATGACGCAGTTCGAGAAGACCGGAGCGTTTACCTTCATTTTTGGTTATGAGGAAAGTTACGGTTATCTTGCCGGCAGCTATGCTCGCGATAAGGACGCTGTCGTTGCAGCCATGCTCATGGCCGAGGCGGGTGCTTACTATAAAACGCAAGGTAAGTCTTTATATGAAGTGCTCCAAGAGTTGTACCGAACCTACGGCTATTTCGCCGAGAAGCTGGAGACGAGAACGCTTAAGGGCATTCAAGGTATACAGCTGATTGCAGGCATCATGAGCGCTTGGCGTGAATCGGCACCAAGCGAAGTGGCGGGGATTGAACTCATCGGAACCGAGGATTTCAGCCGGGGACTGCATGGTCTGCCGCAAGAGAATGTGCTGAAATTCCATCTTGCCGACGGCAGCTGGTTCTGCCTTCGTCCGTCCGGCACGGAGCCGAAGATCAAGTTGTATTTTGCTGTTCAGGGCAGCAGGTATGAGGATGCACAGGCTAAGATCGCTGCGCTTACGGAAGATGTAATGGCTCGAATTGATGTTTATATCGAACAGCATCAGACATAGAAAAAAAAGGACTGGACCTGATCGTTCGCTGAAGAACGGGAAAGGTTCAGTCCTTTTTGGATATCGGCCAGCGGTTGGAAGGCAGGTGGGTATCATACTGCGTAAGAATTGCAAAAGCTGCGATAATCGTTTGTATTAATGATTCCAGGAACTACTGGTCTAACGCCTCTGATGCACCGGAACTTCTTTACGCCCCTGTTTCATGGGCGACTGGCATAAAGGACAGGCCTTGCTCTCCCGATCCCGTGCGCCAGCGGCGATTCTCGCGTTGACTCGCTGCCAGCCTTTGCAATTGGCGCTGGTGCACAGCCACACGTCGACGATCTCCGTTGCAGCGGGTGCAGTCTGATGCTGTAAGCTGGGAGCGGAGCCTGATCCTGAACCGATGCGTTGGCTCCTCTGGCTGGCAGTGCTTACCGTTGCCCGCCCAGCAGGTGAAGGCAAGGATGAGCGCTTGGCTGAGGTTGAGGTCTCTATGCGGACCGTACGCTTTGCCGTAAACGTCGATCGCGGCGTTGACCCGCCGCCCTTGCTTGGGACGCTGTTGCCTTGCTTGCTCTGCTCGTCCGTAACGAACACATCGCGGAAGAAGCGGGAAACCTCCGCTTTTCGCCCCCGATAAAAGCCAGGCGAACTGACAATCAATTCATCCCGCGCCCTAGTGATAGCGACATAAGCCAATCTGCGCTCCTCTTCGAGCGCATCCAGCGCCTTATCTTCTTTGTCCGATAGCGGACGCTGATCCTCCCTGCGCTCGGCGTCCAAAGCGGACGTATGCGGCAGAATGCCCTCGCTTGCCCCGATCAGGCATACTGAGGGAAACTCCAGCCCTTTGGATTTATGGATCGTCATTAACCGGACGGCATCGGCATGTTCGTCCCGTTTCATGGCCGCCATTTCCTTATGAATGATGATCAGTCGATCGACAAATTCGACGAACTCAGCGATATCGCCAAAGCGCTTCGCCGAAGCCTCCAACTCATCCAGACCTTCCTGTATGAATTCCTTATGGAGGGTGATTTCCTGGCGCTCGTCTGCCTCCAGAAACTTGTCATAGAATTGGCGCCTCATTTCCTGTACCGCCTGAAGGGGCTCCATCGCCTTTAGTCCCTTAATGAGCTTTGTGCGATCTCTAATATTCTCGATCTGAAAATCCTTCAGGCCGGGAAAGGATAGAAGATGCGATAGAGGCCCTTTCTTGGGACGCGGAGCATCCTGCTGCCGGATGAAAGCCATGCCTTTATCCCGGTTCATGTACAGCGTATGGAGCATGCCCTCCATGGCCGTGAAATTGCGTCGGTCCAGCGACAGCCGCAGATGGTCCATGAGCGGTTTGACGATCCAC
Above is a window of Paenibacillus sp. FSL K6-1330 DNA encoding:
- a CDS encoding ABC transporter substrate-binding protein; amino-acid sequence: MKKSRISLLLAISLVGGTVLAACGNGGSNGGQSADGVTTVEFWAAPNPPQQAFWQEMAKEYETVNPDVKVNVSAIKESPSSEASIQASIAGGNAPTVAENINRGFAAQLSNSKALVALDELPQFKEMVESRNMTETIAPWEFADGHQYVLPIYSNPMLIGWRTDFLKEIGYNEPPQTYSEVLEATTKLKAKYPDKYMWAKGADLADPTAWKRWFDFFLLYNAASDGNKFIEGQNLVADDKAGVEMLTFVDDLRKAGGVLAQNATDPFETGAGVFTDIGPWTFDMWATKYPELKYGENFTLTLPPVPDHMDPADAKTYADAKGLVIFSAAPEASQQAAAEFLKWVYSNEENDVKWFKQTNLPPARDDLNEVEGFKQILAEKPELAPYAEAVSKGVPAMDNPKFNELQTLIGQEAFNKVIRGEIDPQTGWNNMKKAIEGEL
- a CDS encoding alpha-glucosidase produces the protein MDRNQKKWWQETVFYEIYMPSFCDGNGDGLGDFKGITSKLNYLKELGIGGIWLTPFYPSPKIDNGYDISDYYAVDPAYGTMEDFDGFIHEAHRRGIRVIVDLVLNHTSSAHAWFQESKSSTLSPKRDWYIWKSPVHQGTPNNWESFFGGSAWEWDEGTGQYYYHAFAKEQVDLNWANPEVRRAMKDVMGFWLDKGIDGFRLDVINFLKVSGDFQDNPVDDNGEQIHRYDQNQDGIVEAIGDICRYVHEREGIFMVGEVGSEDMDILRHYSGSGLLDVVFNFNLGSQEQFRPEDLFNEIKRMEDQHASDQLPTLFFSSHDMQRHISRFGKGDTELEEQRAKLMAALMLTAKGIPFIYYGDEIGMRNHIAHRIEDMRDIQGLGHYEAALQNGKTEEEALDLARVKSRDYSRSPMQWNGGRYGGFSDQAPWIGMGPGHEHIHAEAQREQPDSMYSFYKMLLSIRVQHAALSSGDYVKLEQLEGSAIAYTRRSGCEEAVIVLQFADQPLQLDLSDWSSQRLELAAASGEMASLGGSVIEIPPHTAAVWVS
- a CDS encoding carbohydrate ABC transporter permease gives rise to the protein MVGSKKYSKRRLAGRYVLATLLLLVMVYPYLYMVLNSFADWAQVDRQLVPSKFSLKSYEWLLTGGEVGIARPWMNAFFNSVIVSVASTFLMMLFGIMVAYALSKLKFRGRDTVNNFVLFHMFFPAIILLIPNFLIIQKVGLYDTYWAMIIPKAISLWAIFMYTNFFKAVPDAFIEAAKLDGASDFKILYKIMLPMSKSITAVIFLFLLMERWTELLWDMIVVRSDNMLTLNVLLSQMFGPYGSYPGPLYAASVLLTVPIIIMFAIFGKKFKEGMQFSLK
- a CDS encoding VOC family protein, whose protein sequence is MIKGIAHLAFDVADMEKSLHFYCDILGFTRAFDIPNDQGEPWIEYIKVRDGQFIELFYGGQQKPEQVERPVGFSHLCLEVEHIERIADHLRNQGVKLDVPPVQGKDFNWQCWARDPDGNRIEFMQLDPKSPQMNC
- a CDS encoding sugar ABC transporter permease, whose amino-acid sequence is MNKQNNKLGWLFASPYIIFGLVFFLGPLLWSLYLSFTNWDLIAPEFDFVGLDNFRKAMAAPGVQSAFWVTYKFMMLFVPLVTAMSLAVAVVIQGLPKFKSVYLIGFFLPYLSSGVVASLIVQGFLSYNSPVNEFLRGTFGINIDWLGSPFSALFIVGLILAWKFTGYYALILTSGLESIDKEVYEAAAIDGVTDRQRFWKITLPLLYPALYTTLILSFGVTFGIFTEVYQLTGGGPNFATNTWQMEIFNQAFTNLQAGYASAIAIMASIVTFISIFVIRKLLESWGKRNGWV
- a CDS encoding DUF1861 family protein — its product is MALHKSSVKTCATLLQEYQNKKSTAQNPVKLSFSGVGDKDVYNITAPFRIDGVTVIAGRVESRDSEHSEIRFFVEQDGIWVPNEGAPVFTLQDPFFTFIHGELVLGGVEIFPHPTMENALMWRTVFWKGKTLNELSLFFTGPDAMKDLRLTELAGGEIGVFTRPQGEKGGRGKIGFTKVSSLEDVTVELVNEAPLLADQFIDAEWGGANELHLLSNGLVGVLGHVASFDEAGERHYYPMVFALDPQTGEFSDMELIAVRAEFLPGETKRPDLVDVVFSGGLVRHADGTADLYAGISDAEAHRITIRDPFLQFEQ
- a CDS encoding glycoside hydrolase family 130 protein, coding for MNIYRYEENPLITPADVKPYHAGFEVIGAFNAGVAEYNGEVLLLLRVAERPISADPMIVKAPVFNAETQELDILEFRTDDARYDFSDPRVIRNVNHSATFEYLTSLSYIRVARSTDGHRFTIDDKPLVYPAQSLETFGIEDPRVTQIGDTYYIYFSAVSPVGVGESMVSTRDFVNFTHHGMIFGPDNKDVLIFPEKIGGKYYALHRPTTKSTGNPEMWIAESDNLVYWGNHKHLAGLRNGMWDSGRMGGGAVPFRTEKGWLELYHGATLDHRYCMGALLLDLNDPSKVIARSNQPIMEPEADYEKNGFFGDVVFSCGTLVDGDVVKMYYGVADTSMACAELSVKEILDSLTYE